The following coding sequences lie in one Eriocheir sinensis breed Jianghai 21 chromosome 19, ASM2467909v1, whole genome shotgun sequence genomic window:
- the LOC127000951 gene encoding uncharacterized protein LOC127000951: MLVAGDFNAHHPILQSVSRPNPAGRHLAAVLEDLPEVVLLNNGEDTHVRGGRLDLTLVSRALATGSSWRVHPTLTSDHYALSTTLRVRLPPLPLPHPRWDVKKADWVKFRDALSHWWGTYEPADDLDHRERDFTAAVERAAEAAIPRKAPGYRYRRDWWFFNEKVREQHHLVNIHRKLYRRRPTLTNLELLREVVQHARCVTWRVKEAKWLKWCASFNQHTSLGDLWAKINTASGKRPSRPPAHPQPQQEAERLVDMFVSRGSSVQLPAQVRRLQADLRPGRVAAVTAARGRQDVSDQPFTRHELVQARKGRDTAAGADGITYSLLAQVGPAGDEAVLALINHSWREGRLPVAWKKADIQPIPKPREPTKPRPISLMSCTDKTAERMILTRLQWRLGPVHPHVFGFTRGVGTSDSIMALLSLVDNRPAVAVFLDLEKAFELASAHAILVALVRKGIQGRLISWIEDYLQHRRARVRFQGLRSAYRELENDTP, from the coding sequence ATGCTTGTGGCCggtgacttcaacgcccaccacccGATACTGCAGTCCGTCTCCCGCCCGAACCCCGCGGGTCGACACCTGGCAGCCGTGCTGGAGGACCTTCCTGAAGTAGTGCTCCTCAACAACGGAGAGGACACCCACGTCCGCGGGGGCAGGTTAGACCTGACGCTGGTCTCTCGTGCCCTGGCAACAGGCTCATCATGGCGGGTTCACCCCACGCTGACCAGCGACCACTACGCTCTCTCCACCACCCTGAGAGTGCGCCtgccgccactgcctcttccccATCCCCGGTGGGACGTTAAAAAAGCGGACTGGGTCAAGTTCCGGGACGCCCTCAGCCACTGGTGGGGCACGTATGAGCCGGCGGATGACTTGGACCATCGTGAACGAGACTTCACGGCGGCCGTCGAGAGGGCAGCGGAGGCAGCAATCCCTAGGAAGGCCCCCGGTTACCGCTACCGAAGGGATTGGTGGTTCTTCAACGAAAAGGTCCGGGAGCAGCACCACCTTGTCAACATCCACCGAAAACTCTACCGGAGGCGGCCGACCCTCACCAACCTTGAGCTGCTACGGGAGGTGGTGCAGCACGCCCGCTGCGTTACATGGCGCGTTAAAGAGGCGAAATGGCTCAAGTGGTGCGCCAGCTTCAATCAGCACACCAGCCTGGGCGACCTTTGGGCCAAGATCAACACTGCCTCCGGAAAGAGACCGAGTAGACCTCCCGCACACCCCCAGCCACAGCAGGAAGCTGAGAGGCTGGTGGACATGTTCGTCTCGCGGGGCTCCAGCGTGCAGCTTCCAGCGCAAGTGCGTCGGCTTCAGGCCGACCTCAGGCCGGGGCGCGTGGCTGCCGTCACGGCGGCGCGGGGCAGACAGGACGTCAGCGACCAACCCTTCACTCGCCACGAGCTGGTGCAGGCCAGGAAGGGACGAGACACTGCGGCTGGCGCCGACGGCATCACGTACTCCTTGCTGGCTCAGGTCGGGCCTGCCGGAGATGAGGCAGTACTGGCCCTCATCAACCACTCCTGGCGGGAAGGCCGCCTTCCCGTCGCGTGGAAGAAGGCGGACATCCAGCCCATACCCAAGCCCAGGGAGCCCACCAAGCCTCGTCCTATCTCTCTGATGAGCTGCACGGACAAGACTGCTGAGAGGATGATACTCACTCGACTGCAGTGGCGCCTGGGGCCCGTGCACCCGCACGTATTTGGCTTCACCAGAGGAGTGGGCACTTCTGACAGCATCATGGCCCTCCTGAGCCTCGTCGACAACCGTCCTGCCGTTGCTGTCTTCCTGGACCTGGAGAAGGCGTTCGAGCTTGCCAGCGCTCACGCTATCTTGGTTGCGCTCGTGCGCAAGGGCATCCAGGGACGGCTCATCTCCTGGATTGAGGACTACCTCCAGCACAGGCGCGCCAGAGTCAGGTTCCAGGGGCTGCGCTCCGCCTATCGGGAGCTGGAAAACGACACACCATAG